Proteins encoded together in one Candidatus Kaiserbacteria bacterium window:
- a CDS encoding tryptophan-rich sensory protein, with product MPTQDWYLELTRPFWAPPAWLFGPVWTVLYAIIAVSFGTIFYKVITKEIPWIIAVPFALNLVFNFAFTPIQFGLKNNLLASLDILLVVGTLMWALALVWYRVPELRWVVYVNIPYLLWGTFATALQLTITYINK from the coding sequence ATGCCTACACAAGACTGGTACTTAGAGCTCACTAGACCTTTTTGGGCGCCCCCCGCGTGGCTGTTTGGTCCAGTGTGGACGGTGCTCTACGCAATCATTGCAGTATCTTTTGGAACCATTTTCTATAAAGTAATCACAAAGGAAATTCCATGGATAATTGCAGTACCCTTTGCACTAAATCTCGTTTTTAATTTCGCGTTTACACCAATACAGTTTGGACTCAAAAATAATCTGCTCGCGTCACTAGATATTTTACTGGTTGTTGGTACGCTTATGTGGGCACTTGCACTAGTATGGTATCGAGTACCAGAACTACGCTGGGTTGTATACGTGAACATCCCGTATCTTTTGTGGGGTACGTTTGCAACTGCACTACAATTAACCATAACGTATATAAATAAATAA
- a CDS encoding DUF2177 family protein has translation MFVKLFLVALPVFFAIDMIWLGLVAKNFYQNQIGFLMKSDINWTAAIIFYLIFIAGLVLFAVAPAMEKGLWVHALVFGALFGFITYATYDLTNLATLKDWPLLVTIVDMVWGAVLAASVSTITYFIATKIGL, from the coding sequence ATGTTCGTAAAACTTTTTCTCGTTGCACTCCCTGTGTTCTTTGCCATCGATATGATCTGGCTTGGACTCGTGGCAAAGAATTTTTATCAAAACCAAATTGGTTTTTTAATGAAGAGCGACATTAATTGGACTGCTGCGATAATCTTCTATCTCATTTTTATTGCTGGCCTTGTTCTTTTTGCAGTCGCGCCAGCGATGGAAAAAGGTCTTTGGGTCCACGCGCTTGTGTTTGGCGCTTTGTTCGGCTTCATTACGTATGCAACCTACGATCTCACCAACCTTGCAACACTTAAAGATTGGCCACTACTCGTCACGATAGTTGATATGGTGTGGGGCGCAGTGTTAGCCGCTTCTGTATCAACAATTACCTACTTCATTGCAACTAAAATAGGACTATGA